TGCCCTTGAGGCCCAGCTGGGGTACCCACAGGTTCTCCTCAGTGTTCTCGATCCGCTCAATGCGTCCGCGAAAATTCACTGGTGACGGAATTTTAGGCTTCTCCCCAAGCACATACTGCTTGGCGAACCTAACGATGGGATCGACGAACCGCTGAATATCATTAAATACCTCATACTCGGTGAGGTCGCCGGCATAGAGGGATTGGGCCAGGGAGGGGCTCTGCAGCATATAATTCAGGATAGTTTTCACATGGGAGCGCGTGTAGTTCTGCTCGGAGACCACGCGTTGGAACAGTTCGTGCACCAGTGTGCCAATAATCATCTGCCGAAGAGTTTCAAATGAGTATCCCCCTCGGTTAGGTTAGGGAATGTCTGGGCTTTGCTGCTGGGTACTCACCACACGGTTGTTCCAGTGGAGGCCGCGAAAACGTTCCTGCAGCACCGTCTTGCGGCGGCAAAAGAGGGAACCCATGACGGTGGTGCCGGATACTAGAAAATCGGGGTTGGTCACACAGAAGCCGTCCTCCTTGTCAATCACATAGACGTTCTGCGAGGGCTGCCACTTGGCCAGAAGCGAAACAATATCGCCCTTCTTCATTTCACAAATATTCCACGGCGAATGCACGAGGCACTCGGCCGTCTCTGGATCCTCGGCTTGGCTGGGGCTCTTTTTTACTAGCAGTCTGACGTTGTAGGATTTCATGTCCATTTCAAAGTCCTCGATCACGCAGCGCTGCCATATGGACAGGTCCAGTCTATGCGAGGACACAGCCGCATCCATCGCCGCCTCTAAAGCACTCGCATCGACATCCATATTGTCGTCCCAGCACTGGTTCTCCCAATCGTCGCACAAGTCCTTGTCATCTTTGAACTTCTTGACCTGCGATTGGCTGGTGCCTGGTGAGCCAGATCCGTTTTCCTTGCTGGGCGTCAGCACGCGCTTCGGAGTCGACATTATCGCCCGAAAATGTGTTGAATTATTTGTTTTGAACCAACGACGAGTTCACAAATTTTTGGCGCAAATATTTGTAGCTTGTGAAAAAATAGATGACAAAAAATAAGCAGAGAGCACAGTCAGGGCACACACGATAACAGACTTCCGAGACGTCCGAAGTATTTCACGACTTTTTCTGTTAATGTTTCCTTAGAAAATGCTTTTTTGTGTGTCGTTTTTTCGTTGTTCGCGCCATTTACATCTcatcagtgtgaccgcggacttatcgtcaaaatataccgtccaaccctcagaaatataccgtctcatttaaaaaatataccgtaaatatactgacgaattcaagttctattttacttattcctcgtttttgatcttccgtggaatattctcagctatatagaacattaaGCCACGCCCACATAATTTAATACGATTCATGAATAATTTTTttacttaactggcttattcaaaatatttgcttttattggatttctatatataACGTTGAAAAGGAAATATAATAGATTTATGAAACTGGCAAAATACACCAttatataccgtaaatataccgtcgGTTCAATTTTAGCCTAAaaaaataccgacaagtattaAAAATACCGTAAACGGTCACCCTGCATCTCCTACAGGACTTATCGATAAGatatacggtctgaccctcagaaataccGCAAAAATACCGATGAGAAAACAAACTTAGCGAGAGCAACAAATTTGAAGACATGGCGTACATACATGTGTCCGCGTTGTCAGATGAACAGCTGTTCGGCCAGCTCCCTCAACACCACAGAAAGTGACAATCTTCAACGTGTGGCTTCGAGTTTGGTATGATTTTGCTATGGTTTtttataccgaaacatacggTCTCCCTTTTGAAATATTCCGTTAAAATTCACTGGtcgacaatgggttaatcgttctctGTCCATGATCGGAAGTTAAATTCGTCGATTCTGATATTCGATTTGATATAAATAGCTAGGCAGGACCCTCCGGTGTAAActcataattttatccaatcAATAAATCAATATTTTACCAGATTGGTTAATTTTAAgaaatcttttttaaatgaaaatgGTCCTTTTTTGAACACGTCAACTACACATTTGAATCCAGTCGACCAGAGATAAGCTGCGCGCCAAAGTGGAATTTTTAAAAAGGAAATAGTGAAACTGTTTTGAATGTACAAAAAACCTCCGTACAAAAGTTTCTATACCCTATGTTCTTCAATAgaatttaaaaaattaaatttaatgaATTGATTTAGCGCCCATGTGGCCGGGACATTTGAAAATAAGGCCACTCTGCATTTTATCTTAAATTAGTATTGGTGAAAACTCTGCGgtaataaattaaattaaaaaatatattaaatggTATCTCTACACATATTAATTTGCTTATATTAAATTGCTTGCAAATTGAAATATCAACAACCGACAAGAAACACAGCAGTGCAGCAGTTCAGCAATAGATGGCAGTGCCATCAACCTGCGTGCAGCTGGAGTACAGATCAATTCCAACAGATGACGCCAGTACTGGGCGGTTAATTTGAAAGAATTTGCCAAGGCtgttttaatttaaataaataccgCGAAATGCATTGCAATTGCATTTAATCTAGTCTTAATCTGATTACTCCATATTGTTCCGTTCACTTGCTTTTCAGGCAGAAAGTGCAGATGCTGATGCGTCTGGTGTGGCCTCCTGCTCCACCGCCCTCGTTTTCGTACTTATGCAGCAGACAAGGCTGAAAATCGGTTCCTGTGGGAGGGAGAAGAATTTCAATGAGAGTACAACTGAAGGAAGGGTATTCCAGTCCAGCTCCCATACCTGCCTGCAGTGTGCTGCTCAGATGGTTGATGTAGCTGCTGGCCAGGCGGATGATCTCGATCTTCGAGAGCTTGCGATTTATTGGCTCCGTGGGTATCATACTGCGCAGGGCCTCATAGGCGGCATTGACACTGAGGGTGAAGGTGTAGGTAGAAGGGCTTAGAGCTTCTCTATTGTTCTATGGGTGTGTCCCTTGACTCACTTGAAAGTCCTGTAGCGCTCCCTGGCATTGATCTTCTGTCTGGGTGGCCGTCTCCTGCGGCCTCCTGTCTGCGAGTCCTCGGAGTCGCCGGCCCCTCCACTACCACTCCCATCGCTTGgactctggctgtggctgtggctgtcgTGGGTGAGGGCCATGAGCAGATACGAGGCAGTTTCTGCTGATGAGATCGCCATCCGTTTGCCTCGACGATTGCTGACTGAATGTAGCACGCAGCTTCATCAGCCTCTGGCACCGCTTCATCAGAGGTCCAGCCTCTGGTCCGCTGTTCTGATGGTCTGCTGTTCCAATGGGCCTCTGCTAAATGAATTAAGTCATCGCCAAGTGACGACAAATTGTGCATGAAGAGAAACACACAACAATAACGAGAGCATTTCTTACATTGCCTCAGCGCGCACTTGTCAAAACAAAGCCGCACAACTAGCTCACTCTCACTCCCAGTCTCCACTCCCCGCCATCTCTTTCTCTCCAGACAAACAAAGCACTTGTACAATATTAATGGCCTGGAAGCGATCTGATCCGATCCGTCCCAAGGATAAGTACCCATCTTCATTTGTCCATCGATAATTTGTTTAGCCAATTTATTTGTTGGTTTTGTGTGCGGCCTGCAGCCTGGAAAACGGAAGTGACCCTTGCGGACCCTTGCCCCTGGAAGAACACACATGCCACACATGCGTTCAAGTGCGGCATGCGCTGCCGTTGCATCAATCAGtgagtcagtcagtcagtcagtcagtcaagCAAAGCAGTTCCGTGGAATGTTCCCAGATGGATTATCCAGATATTTATACACTGGCAATCACACAGCCAATAAAGATGTGTTACTTTTAATATTAAGaatcattttatttatattttatacaCATTTTGTCGAAACACATTCACTTAGGTAGCTAGAAAAAAAGTCATAATGAGAAACAAACACAATTCGCTTAGGAGTAGAGGGAGAGGCCTAAGAACAAATCCAGTTGGGGGTGATGGGGGGAGTGGGGCTGGTCACAAAAATGGGGCGTGGCATGTCGATCGATTGTGTACATATATTTGATACGAGTATATCTGTTCATTGAGTGTTTGTGGGGGTGGCTTTTGTGACCGAAATTATAAGttcaaaaaaataataataatattaataataataatatatgaTCGAGTATATTTTTCTTCTTGGGTTCGAAACTTGATGTGTGTTTTCCTCATCTGCAACCTCCtctccttcttcttcttcctttCTCATTTCGTTCTCTTCATATTTCGTTTTTCgtttaaaataattaaaaataatagtaaataaaACACCACAGTCATGATTTTTAATAGAACACAAAATATTCACAAAAATTGTAGCGTGGAGTGGACGATGGGGTAGTACAAATTAAGGAAAAGCTCAAGGGGGGAGGATGTGAAAACTTGCAAATGGCAATATATTTACAAAAGCCGAAGAAAGACAGAAGACAGCACTAGGCGTGGCCTGAAGTATTCCGATTCAGATTCAGGCGTTTctatagatatatgtatatgttataTAGaatattcatattcatatcGTTATGTgtttcttgttttttgttttttgttgatttttatgtttgttcatttttattaaaatataaataattttattcgtTTGATTTTCagtattttcttttcttttttttcatgtCTCTTCTTTTTCTATATTTTGTTATGAAAATTTTGCTaaaagattaaaaaaaattaatgtaCATTGCCAGaaggtttttgttgttgttttttttttttatcaaaTGAGTGGCgcgtgagtgtgtgtgtgtgtgtgagtgaaacagagagagacagacagagggGACGTGGAAGGGGATGGGGGCAGTGTGTGATCTGCTGCATTTGACTCTGTACAGTTGAGTGTGACTTGACTAAATCGGGCGAGGGCGTGGCCAGTGCTGGGATGGAGCCAAGGCCAGGACTCGGGCCTTAGATCAGCGCCGTTATCAGCTTGGCCTTGAAGTTGACGAACTTCTCGCTGGTGGCGGCCACGCGCTGCAAATAGAAGGACAAGTATACGATACGATTACAAATCGAATACGATCGATAAGCGACAACTAAGTTATCGAAAAACACTCTTTGCTTACCAGAATCAAATCCTGCACCAGATTGGCCAGACCACGATTGGCCAGCACGACCAGGCGCGTCACGGGGCCGGGAATGCCCTCGGTATAGCCATCGGCATTACGGGTGCTGTCCCCGTCCGTGTCGTCGGAGCCGAGGCTGCCGCCGCCgaggccgctgctgctggcacCGCCGCCGCCCACGGAGTTGGCGGCCTCATCGCCCTGCTGGGTCTGGACGCTGCCCGAGAAGAGCTAAACAGATGGAAGAGTGGAGTGCGGAGTGAGATTAGTGGATCTCGACTGGAAAGAGGGGTTACCACTCACCCGCACCACATCGAGCAGGAAGTTGCCGGAGCCGCCGGCTCCCAGGCTATTGCCGCTGGGCGAGCCACCGGCACCGTTGCCGCTGGATCCACCGGCCAGACCCGCACCGCCGAAATTAAGGAACCTTTTGAACAGATTACTATTGGGTGGGTGTGTGCATTCATTCCATTGGTgtggttttgttgttttttgtttttttttggtttattGTTTGTGAAAAGGGGATGAAAGTGTGAGATTAGTTGAGTGTCTTGGGTGGAATTTTCACTAACAAGTTAATGCGATCGATAGACTCCAAGACTCTGTTCTATCGATAAGTGATGTGATGGCCAATTCACGGGTGTAGTCATGTGACTCCTGTAGTCCTGTACGTATTCGGAGGGCACTTACCTCTTGTTGCGGTCATCCAGCTCGGCCGTCTCCTCAGCCGAGTCGAGGGTCAGCTCATCGATGGCCGGCGACTTGGACTCCGACTGCTGCAGATCATTGGTGCTCAATGCCTTCACATCACTGAGGCTGGCAGTTggtgaggaggaggaggatgtgCCACTGGATGTGCTGAGTGTGGGCAGCTCGTTGTTGAAGCTCAGCTGAATGGGTTCGTTGGACTTGAGGGGAATGGGGGCCTGGGCAACCGGCGAGGACTGGGAGGCAGCGGCGgccgcctccgcctccttgACCTGGCGGGCCACGCGAATGGTCTCCTCAAGCTGTTTGTTAATTGCCGACAGATCGATTTGTGTATCGGTGGCGCCGTTCTGTGTTATCGGGAGATTTCAGATTGTtgcgggtacgggtacgggtacgggtacgggttcAGATTCGggattgtcattggtttttatggtttttttttttttttttaatttcgaATTTTGCGTTGGTTATGTgcgattgtgtgtgtgtgtgtgtacagaGGGAGGGGGTTGGGCAACAGGGAGCGTGGAGCAAAAGGGTTGAGGAATAAAGCATAGGATTCGGCGAAGTGTGGTGTGTTTTGTGTGTCGAGTGTCCAGTGtcgagagtgtgtgtgtgtgtgtgtgtatgcgtgTGGTGTGATTAATGTGAGGTTAGGTTGAGGTAGAGAGGGAGGAATGTTATGGCATGTTGTTTTAGGCGATTTGCACAATCGATTTGTTTGATTGATCGATTCATTTCGTGTGATGAATGGATAAATGCACGTGCACAAAGGCGTTCGATGTATTTTTGTATACATTTCGATATCGATATCGATTACGATTGCAATTTCGTTTCGATTGTTGTTTGATTGTCGAATGATTTGCAGGTATCGGTTGTCAGTTATCGGTTATCAGTTTATCGTTtgattgttttgttttttgtgagTTATTGATATTGCACAAATCGAATCGGGTTTTAATGGAACATGAAaataaagagaaaaagatacaaaaataagcaaaagagaaaaacaaaaggagtggagtggagaagGCAGTATAGGCAAAACGGAGCACTAAACattaacaaaacaaaaaaccgaTCCATCAAGATCAGGCGACGAGATGGCGCCAAGCCCAGGGCTCTCCGTATGGTATATAGAGTATTCGATAGTCTTAATCGGATTGCTTCAAAGTTACATATCTCTGGACTCGAGAGGAGAAATATCTATGTACAAGCACTATTGTATTGGAAGAATGGAAATTGTTGCTCATCTGTTTGTCAActcttttgtttttgcttctTTGTGCTTGAGAGCGGCAGAAAGACGATTGCAATAGACGATCAGGAATGTAGGAATGAATAAATAAAGATATACGGATATAGATCGCTTTTGTGGATGCTTTGGATGGTGAGAAGTCGGAGATGTGAATGAGGGTACTCATGAGTATGAGGGAGGTTTGCtcttcccaaaaaaaaaagagtgaCTTGTTTCGATCAATTGAGCAAAATGCATGACTCTTTTCCCAAAAATGACGAGTGGTTTTCGCAGACTGTCTGGGCACCAAAAGTGTGGaatgaaaaataaaatatatattgtatagAGAGAATGTGTCTGGAGCGAGTATGTTTTCAATAGCAAAAGTCATACGAGAGAAGGGTAGTAAACATTAATTCGGTATATTTGGAAATGTATTAAAAAAATGTCTTACACAACTAATACAATATAAATGTCAAATATATTCTTGTAAAAAAACACCTACTAGCCTAGGGTCGAGTGAATGAGAGTGTGCATGGGAAGAGGTACAGATGTATAGAGACAGATGGAGATATAGATAAATGTAGGTAGAGGTTCTGAGTAGAGGAGAGGACAGAGGCAGATATAGTAcagtcagagagagagagagagagagagacaagcAGCGAGCTTAAGAcatagagagggagagacagagacagataTTTCTTGTGCTTgtatgtgtgggtgtgtgctcAAAACCAGTGTGGGAAAAGTAATTTCAAAACAACTTTCATGTTGGTTAACAATGCTaatatttcatttcatttcctTTAATATAATTTCAACATTTAAGCGAATCTGTTGGAGGGGAGGCTGTTGTGGTCAcatgtggctgtggctgtggctgtggtggtggttgttgttgttgttgtggttgttgtagGGGGTATTCTTTTAGTCGCTGCACaaaaaaatttaatagatAGAAAAACCAATTTAATTGCCATTTCATCAGTTGGTAGcggagtttttttttttagttatcTCACAGTTGTTGTAGCAAATGGAACGCACTTTTTGGTTGTGACTTTACAGCGTGTCAGTCGACTCAGTGGTGGTTGAGGTGGtggtactgctgctgctgctcttatCCACCGCATCGATCTCGTTGTCATCGTCGGGCTCGAAGGTTGGCAGCTCGATGGTCACTCGTGTGCCACTGGAGTCGCTGGTAGTGGAGGAGCTACTGGAGGTGCTGTCACCCTTGCTGCTGCTACTGGtctcgtcatcgtcgtcgtcgaaGTCCGCATCGAAGCTGGTCCTTGCCGCATTGGCGCTGTTGCCCTGGATGGCCGTCCGGAGCACCGTGGGCC
The Drosophila miranda strain MSH22 chromosome XL, D.miranda_PacBio2.1, whole genome shotgun sequence genome window above contains:
- the LOC108151554 gene encoding basic helix-loop-helix transcription factor scleraxis; this encodes MAISSAETASYLLMALTHDSHSHSQSPSDGSGSGGAGDSEDSQTGGRRRRPPRQKINARERYRTFNVNAAYEALRSMIPTEPINRKLSKIEIIRLASSYINHLSSTLQAGTDFQPCLLHKYENEGGGAGGHTRRISICTFCLKSK
- the LOC108164957 gene encoding keratin, type I cytoskeletal 10 isoform X1 — its product is MRQPSRQQILALALCSAVCLISAVPVPQPAGNQELDVLQIPLANGKEIDVLTLGAKDQEQLIADRNKRTIGLLRELFPDITKNGATDTQIDLSAINKQLEETIRVARQVKEAEAAAAASQSSPVAQAPIPLKSNEPIQLSFNNELPTLSTSSGTSSSSSPTASLSDVKALSTNDLQQSESKSPAIDELTLDSAEETAELDDRNKSNLFKRFLNFGGAGLAGGSSGNGAGGSPSGNSLGAGGSGNFLLDVVRLFSGSVQTQQGDEAANSVGGGGASSSGLGGGSLGSDDTDGDSTRNADGYTEGIPGPVTRLVVLANRGLANLVQDLILRVAATSEKFVNFKAKLITALI
- the LOC108164957 gene encoding keratin, type I cytoskeletal 10 isoform X2; protein product: MRQPSRQQILALALCSAVCLISAVPVPQPAGNQELDVLQIPLANGKEIDVLTLGAKDQEQLIADRNKRTIGLLRELFPDITKNGATDTQIDLSAINKQLEETIRVARQVKEAEAAAAASQSSPVAQAPIPLKSNEPIQLSFNNELPTLSTSSGTSSSSSPTASLSDVKALSTNDLQQSESKSPAIDELTLDSAEETAELDDRNKRFLNFGGAGLAGGSSGNGAGGSPSGNSLGAGGSGNFLLDVVRLFSGSVQTQQGDEAANSVGGGGASSSGLGGGSLGSDDTDGDSTRNADGYTEGIPGPVTRLVVLANRGLANLVQDLILRVAATSEKFVNFKAKLITALI